One region of Podospora bellae-mahoneyi strain CBS 112042 chromosome 1 map unlocalized CBS112042p_1.2, whole genome shotgun sequence genomic DNA includes:
- a CDS encoding uncharacterized protein (EggNog:ENOG503NX2X; COG:S): MDGTSNGLGKLLPKAIAAKRRRNKASSIYSSTSNDDVAPHRGPDNSNAPVSETSSLRRTDSQLSQDNTDFESDTASPDTRPTAISVHPSQIGHLTTSSPLVQEKYKPESQTSDVLSSEISGLSTRSSTLPQDSSDSLESTPSLRKSRTHNLLHPDSDPPKRSTSGNRLKDVFRSKRVSEKSSSDEKTVPESSPAANPESGARASTGRNRALSRGPTLEPLKAPPRTPQTPPHGEPTPPVIVNTPPTPTDPQLPVIVATSSSPRRPANASPVGNMITQRRRAGSNAGPSKLSTITSAPLTPTPEAGPVSPNPAATFFSSMFSAVQNTANSLSSTISTANLAPGTKSRAGTPSQETDSTQQQQQQQDGVEVESSSIPDLSSESKEPAVKTLGMGDLSLSQLGISETPSNAPSPVASKFADPDPRNRSDSAPDPHPAVTEIVDESHLSRPRSVYSANGDRTPPAGSVYEGRSGVHRSGSIRSALGHRRKRGSSIATHNTSGSAIGAAISAANSSVANPNAAGSTPKLTGFAVATKKRNRDFHNLFKSVPDDDYLIEDYSCALQREILAHGRLYISEGHLCFSSNILGWVTTLVMSFDEIVSVEKRSTALVFKNGLEISTLHAKHIFASFASRDTTYDLIIKIWKLGHPHLQSSLNGVRLEEPGGDRTEKVDVENVSVAGSQSISGSDDESADGDDDNDDVYDEDEEEEDSQEASLPADATSEGPDKTATRKVSGPVPSEKADDNAPTSGGDFPGPTSHAPTECGDEGTHYEKILGDETIPAPLGKVYNLLFGPGSAAWMGKFLTVDQKCLDLQMEDKRGLTGEVKSRTFTYIKPLNASIGPKQTKCIVTEQLESIDLDKSVNVLCSTQNPDVPSGNIFVVKTKYCLTWGENNGTRVQINCTIEWSGKSWLKGPIEKGANEGQTQYCKDLFASLRAAISSRPRSSTLGIAAGARGKKRGRKAKSALASNQASDVESVAKASVKESWGLLEPVRPFLRPVFDLIRPILTGNVVYGLLVGLLVASWFGFGTRQGPVPYGRDIGFANYPQRIAAYEEMWSREESELWEWIEERAGLDRLNGGSMPAPRKRTVDPRTVEEKLREERMAERELREAIRVTEEHLQVLKSVVNRKEKGEKATSD, encoded by the exons ATGGACGGCACCTCAAACGGACTGGGAAAGCTATTGCCAAAGGCCATTGCGGCAAAACGGCGGCGAAACAAGGCCTCGTCCATTtacagcagcaccagcaacgATGATGTCGCGCCACACAGAGGACCAGACAACTCCAATGCCCCTGTCAGCGAAACCAGCTCTCTGCGCCGCACCGACAGCCAGCTCAGCCAGGACAATACCGATTTCGAGTCTGACACAGCATC GCCAGACACCCGTCCCACCGCCATCTCAGTCCACCCATCCCAGATCGGGCACCTAACTACATCCTCACCCCTCGTGCAGGAGAAATACAAGCCAGAGTCGCAAACCTCAGACGTCCTGTCTTCTGAAATCTCCGGATTATCGACCCGATCTTCGACTTTGCCGCAAGACTCCTCGGACAGTCTGGAGTCTACCCCTTCCCTGAGAAAGTCCCGAACCCATAACCTCCTGCATCCCGATTCCGATCCACCGAAAAGGTCTACATCTGGAAACCGACTCAAAGACGTATTCCGCTCGAAAAGGGTTTCGGAAAAGAGTTCCAGTGACGAAAAGACTGTGCCCGAGTCTTCGCCAGCGGCCAACCCAGAGTCTGGAGCCAGAGCCTCGACCGGCCGAAACCGTGCCCTTTCACGCGGTCCGACGTTGGAACCTCTGAAAGCCCCGCCGCGAACACCACAGACTCCGCCACATGGAGAGCCGACTCCGCCAGTGATCGTGAAtacccctcccacaccaacCGATCCTCAGCTGCCCGTCATCGTGGcgaccagcagcagccctcGTCGTCCGGCGAATGCGTCTCCCGTGGGGAATATGATAACGCAACGAAGAAGAGCGGGGTCAAATGCAGGCCCAAGCAAGCTGTCAACGATAACATCCGCCCCTCTCACGCCAACGCCGGAAGCTGGGCCAGTTTCACCGAACCCAGCTGCCACGTTCTTCTCGTCCATGTTCTCAGCAGTCCAAAATACTGCCAACTCGCTCAGTAGCACCATATCAACGGCGAATCTAGCTCCCGGGACGAAGTCTAGGGCCGGTACACCGTCTCAGGAAACCGACAGcacacaacagcaacaacagcagcaagacggCGTCGAGGTTGAATCCTCATCCATTCCTGATTTGTCTTCAGAATCCAAGGAGCCAGCCGTTAAAACGCTAGGCATGGGCGATCTCAGTCTTAGCCAGCTCGGTATTTCCGAGACACCGAGCAATGCTCCTAGTCCTGTGGCCTCAAAATTTGCGGATCCTGATCCACGGAATCGATCAGATTCAGCCCCGGACCCCCATCCCGCTGTGACGGAAATTGTGGACGAGTCGCATCTTTCGCGGCCGAGATCGGTGTATTCTGCCAACGGAGATCGCACGCCACCAGCAGGGAGTGTATATGAGGGTAGATCAGGGGTTCACCGGAGCGGAAGCATTCGCAGTGCTCTTGGTCATCGCAGGAAGCGAGGCAGCAGCATAGCTACACACAACACATCTGGGAGCGCCATAGGCGCTGCTATTTCAGCTGCCAACTCTTCGGTGGCTAACCCGAATGCTGCGGGAAGCACCCCGAAACTTACTGGATTTGCTGTCGCTACTAAGAAGCGCAACCGTGACTTTCATAACCTTTTCAAAAGCGTGCCCGATGACGATTACCTGATTGAGGACTACAGCTGTGCTCTGCAGCGTGAAATCCTCGCTCATGGCCGGTTATACATCTCAGAAGGACACCTCTGCTTTAGCAGCAATATCTTGGGCTGGGTGACGACGCTGGTGATGAGCTTTGACGAGATTGTCTCAGTTGAAAAGCGGAGTACGGCGCTGGTGTTCAAGAACGGCCTGGAGATTTCTACCCTACATGCCAAGCATATCTTTGCCTCTTTTGCGAGCCGCGACACGACATACgatctcatcatcaaaatctGGAAGCTTGgtcatcctcacctccagAGCTCTCTCAATGGCGTCCGTCTGGAGGAACCGGGCGGCGACCGTACCGAAAAGGTTGATGTGGAGAACGTCTCTGTGGCAGGGAGCCAGAGCATATCCGGATCCGATGACGAGAGTGCCGATGGGGATGACGATAATGACGATGTgtatgatgaggatgaggaagaggaggatagCCAAGAAGCAAGCTTGCCTGCGGACGCAACCTCAGAGGGCCCTGATAAGACAGCCACTCGCAAGGTATCTGGTCCAGTGCCCTCGGAGAAGGCTGACGACAATGCTCCCACAAGTGGTGGTGATTTCCCAGGTCCTACCAGTCACGCCCCGACAGAGTGCGGGGATGAAGGGACACATTATGAGAAGATTCTGGGCGACGAAACTATTCCGGCGCCGTTGGGCAAAGTCTATAACTTGCTCTTTGGACCTGGCTCGGCCGCATGGATGGGCAAATTTCTGACCGTGGACCAAAAATGTCTGGATCTCCAGATGGAGGACAAGCGAGGTCTCACTGGGGAGGTCAAGTCCCGGACGTTCACCTACATCAAACCTCTTAACGCCTCGATAGGACCCAAGCAGACGAAATGTATTGTTACGGAGCAGCTGGAATccatcgacctcgacaaGTCTGTCAACGTGCTTTGCAGTACGCAAAATCCCGATGTACCAAGTGGCAACATATTTGTGGTGAAGACAAAGTATTGTCTTACGTGGGGTGAGAACAATGGCACTCGTGTTCAGATCAACTGCACTATCGAGTGGTCTGGCAAGAGCTGGCTGAAGG GTCCCATTGAGAAGGGCGCAAACGAAGGACAGACGCAGTACTGCAAAGATCTTTTTGCCAGTCTGCGAGCAGCCATTTCTTCTCGACCACGGTCTAGCACTCTCGGTATTGCCGCAGGGGCACGTGGCAAGAAGCGTGGACGCAAGGCGAAGTCCGCGCTGGCCTCTAACCAAGCCAGCGACGTTGAGAGTGTTGCCAAGGCGTCAGTAAAGGAGAGCTGGGGTCTGCTTGAGCCTGTGCGGCCTTTCCTCAGGCCCGTGTTTGATCTCATCAGGCCTATTCTTACCGGAAATGTGGTGTACGGGTTGCTTGTCGGTCTGCTGGTGGCTAGCTGGTTCGGGTTTGGTACTCGACAAGGACCAGTACCCTATGGCCGCGACATCGGGTTTGCAAACTACCCACAGCGAATTGCGGCTTACGAGGAAATGTGGAGCAGAGAGGAAAGTGAGCTGTGGGAATGGATTGAGGAGAGAGCTGGTCTGGACCGGCTGAACGGTGGTAGTATGCCAGCCCCGAGAAAGAGGACCGTGGATCCAAGGACGGTAGAGGAGAAGctgcgggaggagaggatggctgAGAGAGAGCTCCGGGAGGCGATCAGAGTGACGGAGGAGCATTTGCAAGTTTTGAAGTCGGTTGTCAacaggaaggagaagggcgagAAGGCTACAAGTGATTGA